AGCTTGGAGTTCCAGTAACTATGTTTTTGATTTCCACTGCCCCGGTAGTCCCTAGGTTATCACTGCTTTGATCAGCCTGATAGCTCCCGGGGCCAGCCATGGTAAGTAGGCCATTGACATAAAGTTCCAGATCTTCCTCAGTTTTGAAAAACTCCTCTGGTGCCACAGAAGTCTGTGGATACCTATCTAGAAAATCATCGTTGCAGGAGGACAAAGCCAACACTGCGCTCAATAGGACGATATACTTTTTCATCTGTTTATAATTTGTTTTTAAAAGGTCAGATGGAATCTCGCATGGATGATAATCATACCAGTGTGTGACGTATTCCGTCATGCTCGATTTCATGTGTTTATGATTTGATTTTTATTCGTCACAACCTGTCCCGTGACGAAGGAAACGGGATGGAATCCTGCATTATTGACAATCACCCCTAAATGTGATGTTTTTGCCATGCTCGATTTCATGATCTTGTTCATTTCTTAATTACAAATCGATATTAACCCCGAAAGAGAATTTTCTCTGGAAAGGATAAGCCCATCCGTAGCCATCATTGATCGCTTCAGGATCTACGAAGTTTTTGATAGGAGAAAACTCGAAAATGTTTTCTCCGGACACATAGAATCTCACTCTTGTCACTTTGAGTTTTTCCAAAACCGGAGCTGGCATGCTGTAGCCAAGCGTGATGTTCTTAATTCTCAAATAGGCTGCATTTTGCAGGTATCTGGTTTGGGAAATATCCAATCCAGAACCGTAATTATTATCCGCAAGCCAAGCCTGAAGTACTGGGAATTCTGAATCCAAATTTTGCTCTGCCAGACCTGCATCTATGTAAGACTGGGAATGCTGGGCCATGAGCGCATCGCTGTCGGCTGCCCCTCTGTAGAAGTCCAGGTTCCAAGGGTAGATATTCGCATAGGGCTGCTGGTAAGGTCCCCAGAATAGATAGTGTCTAGGGTAATAATCTCTTTTGCCCACACCCTGCAGAAAAACCGATAGGTCAAATCCGCGATGGCTCATGTCAAAATTAAATCCATAGCGGTATCTAGCCGTGGTATTGCCAATAATGGACAAGTCTTTTGGGTCTGTAGCAGTTTGGCCTTCTTCAATTTTCCCGTCTCCGTTCAGATCCTTGTACTTTGGCCAGCCTGGCACTACAGAAATGGCTCCCCAGGGCACTATTGCAGACTGGTCTAGATTGGCTATTTGGTCTTCATTTTCCATGATTCCATCATTTACCAATCCCCAGATTTCGCCGATTTCTTGGCCTACTCTATAGTTTGATAGCAATTCGTTTTCATTTTGAAAACTGGTGATATGAGACCTTGAGTCAGAGAGTATGGCTTTGACACCAAATTTCACTGGATTAGCAGCATTACCAAACTGATCTCTGTACCCTATAGACAATTCAAATCCTTTAGTTCTCAGATCAGCCGCATTTTGCTTCGGAGGGCTGGTGCCAAGTACCGCGGGTAGCTCTACAGGATCGGTAAGCATCCCCTTGGTATCTCTGATGAAATAATCAAACGTACCTGTCACACGATCTCCAAGTAGGCCAAAATCCAGACCTACGTTATTGGTCACCACTTTTTCCCATGTATAGTTAGTAGGATCAACAGCTAGGGAAGGCGATGAGGTAATTACCGTTTGCTGACTTCCGTCAATTAAATAACCGGAAAGGCCTGTAGGCAAGGACTGGATATATCCAAAGTTGGACACATTTTGATTACCCAGGCTACCATAAGAGGCTCTCAACTTAAATGTCGAAACCACGTTGCTCAGACCAGAGAAAAAATCCTCATCCATCATCAGCCAAGAGCCGGACACTGAAGGGAAAAAGCCCCAACGATTGTCACTTGGGAATCTTGAAGAGCCATCATATCTCCCGTTTACTTCTAAGATATATTTGCCTTTGAAGGCGTAATTCAATCTACCGAAACCGCTGCGCAAAGCATAGGTACTGTAGGTAGGTGTCACGAAAGCATCTCCTGTAGTTAAGCCTATGTAGGGCAGAGATGAAGAGATCAGGACTCTTCGCTCAGCTTGAATCGTGGAGTATTCATAGTTCTCCTGATTAAAACCCACTAACACGTCGAATTTATGATCACCTAGGGATTTGGAATACTTACCGAAAAGATCAAAAATAGTATTGATCAGGGTACCGTTTCTTTCGATTACAGAACCTGTGCCTCCTTCAGTTCTGACATCCTCTGGTCCAAAACCAATGTTGAATTTACGCTGATCCCAGTGGTATTTCCACTGTTCTCTTTTGAAACTCGCACGTCCCGTAAAAGTCAAATCACCATCCAAAAATGAAGCCGTAGCCTGGGTGATATTCTGAAAACCGATCATGTCTTCCTTATTTCTACCTCCATCTACCAGCTCAGCGGCAGTTCTACCCGCACTTGTATTTGCCCAGGTGCCGTCAGGATTATTGACCACATCCGTGGGCTGTAGGTAATAAATATCAGTAATATCATTGGTAGGATCAGCTCGCTCGGTCTGGTAAATATTCAGGTTATTGTCCACAGCAAGCCATTTCAGGGGCTTCACGTTGATTTTGGCCCGCAGGGAATACCGATCCCAGTAATCTGGAGCCAATTTATTCAGGCCATTTTCCTTAGTATAATCACCGGAAACGTAATAGCCGATAGGCATTTTGCCACCGCTGTTACCACTGATAGACAGGCTTTGATTGGTGGAGAAGCTGGAGGAATTGAAAAAGTAGTCATTCCAATTGTTGTTTCCCATGTAGGCCCATAGGTTAGGGTTGGTAGGGTCTAATCTGGTATCTTCCACCGAAGGGTCTTCAGAGCGTTCCTTTGCCCACTGATAATGTGCATCTGAATAGTTTACATAATCCCATGGTGTGTTATTGGTAGAAGTTTCCAATACCCTGGAATAAATATAAGGATCGGTGACAGGCTCAGGTAAGACGGAAGGCCGTCCCCAGGCAAAATTACTGTTGTACGAAATCTGTTGCTTTCCCTCAGTTCCGTTTTTAGTAGTGATCAGAATCACTCCAAAAGCTGCTCTCGCTCCATAAATAGCCGCAGATGCAGCATCTCTCAACACCGAATAAGATTCGATATCTGAAGGACTCAGCCTTAAAAGGTCACTTTCATTTCCCGGTATACCATCTATGACGATTAGCGGACCGCCACCATTGATAGAAGTAAACCCGCGAATATTGATATTCGGCACCGTGCCTGGCTTTCCACCTTGATAGGTAATGTTCAGCCCGGGGCTCATGCCTTGTAAGCCTTGAACCACATTGGCAATAGGCCGGTTGGCAATATCCTCACCTGCCAATTGATCCACTGCACCCGTTACATTTACTTTCTTCTGTGTACCATAGCCCACTACTACCACTTGCTCCAGAAGCGTATCCTCTTCTTTCAGCGTAAGGTCGATGATGGACTGTCCCTCTACGGGTATTTCTACCGTTTGGTAGCCAATGAATGAAAAAACCAACACCGGATTTTCCGTAGAGACCTGCAGGGTATAGGCGCCGTCCAGATCCGTGATGGTCCCATTTTGGGTTCCTTGTTCCAAAACAGACACCCCCGGCATACCCAATCCAGAAATATCTGTAACATTTCCTTTGACCTGACTTTGGGCAAAGGACTGGGAAAGCCCAATCAGCATTGCCAAAGCCAAAAGTCCCATCGTCCTTATCCGGGACATAGGGACACAGATTCTTTGTAAAACTTCCTTCATAAACTATTCTTTTGAATTGATTCGTTGCACAATTTTTTGTTCCAAAATCACCCGGTTTTCGCCATTTTATAATCTTAGATTTATTGAATATTCATTCAATATTAAATACTGATTTTTACATTTCAAAGGAATTAAATTTCATTTAGTAATATCTTAACGAATAATTAATACTGAGTGAGGATATTTTACGTTCTGGAAAAAGTACGATAATAAAGGTCATGAATGAGGTGGTTTACCTACGAAAAAATGGGTTCAAGACTCAGGATAGAAGGATATTTGGAATAGAAAAAAACAGCTCCACCGGGTCAAAAATAAAAAAGCAGCCTATCAAGCTGCTTATCAAAGGATAGGTGAAATCACATCTACACCAATGGGAAGTAAGAATTTTCTACGCTGCCATCTGCATAGAGTTTCAGGATGGCATAGCCGGGTGGTGTTTCCAGGTAATATTGCTTTCCTGCTGACTCTTCATCTCCCTCTCCCCACCAGAAGCCACTCAAGGATCCATTGCAGAAATAATGCACGTCATTGTACCAGGTTCTGTCCAATAGGTGCTGATGACCACTTAGGCATACACGCACCTTATCTTTGTGCTTATAAAATAGTTTTTTCAATTCCTTGTGATCCTTATGTTGACCACCTACTAGAGCATTTGTAATCGAGGTAATCGGAAAGTGGGACATGATCAGGGTAGGTGTGCCGGTAGGTAAGTTTTCCAAGTCCTCTTCCAACCATTTCATTTGCTCCTCACCCAGGCTGATCCCTTCATGGTTTCCATCCAAAATAACAAAGTGCCAATTTCCCTTATCAAAACTGTAGTATTCAGCGGGCATCCCCAGCCTTTTCACCACATAGGATTTGCCGTACATGGGTTCTTTTTCTTTATTGGCGACATCCCACCAGGGGTCATGATTGCCAATGCAGCTGTACACCTCTTGCTCTTTTATCCTTTCACAAAAGAGATCCCATGCCTGCCATTGCTCGAGCACTCGATCCCTGCTCACCCCGTCATAGGATGCATCATGAATACTGTCCCCTCCATTCAGGTAAAAGTCCGGCTGATGCGCTTTCACCCGCTCTAGCCATTCCATGGCACGGGTAGGTATATTATCCTCTGGCCTAATGTGAACATCTGTAATATGTGC
This genomic window from Algoriphagus sp. TR-M9 contains:
- a CDS encoding SusC/RagA family TonB-linked outer membrane protein; protein product: MKEVLQRICVPMSRIRTMGLLALAMLIGLSQSFAQSQVKGNVTDISGLGMPGVSVLEQGTQNGTITDLDGAYTLQVSTENPVLVFSFIGYQTVEIPVEGQSIIDLTLKEEDTLLEQVVVVGYGTQKKVNVTGAVDQLAGEDIANRPIANVVQGLQGMSPGLNITYQGGKPGTVPNINIRGFTSINGGGPLIVIDGIPGNESDLLRLSPSDIESYSVLRDAASAAIYGARAAFGVILITTKNGTEGKQQISYNSNFAWGRPSVLPEPVTDPYIYSRVLETSTNNTPWDYVNYSDAHYQWAKERSEDPSVEDTRLDPTNPNLWAYMGNNNWNDYFFNSSSFSTNQSLSISGNSGGKMPIGYYVSGDYTKENGLNKLAPDYWDRYSLRAKINVKPLKWLAVDNNLNIYQTERADPTNDITDIYYLQPTDVVNNPDGTWANTSAGRTAAELVDGGRNKEDMIGFQNITQATASFLDGDLTFTGRASFKREQWKYHWDQRKFNIGFGPEDVRTEGGTGSVIERNGTLINTIFDLFGKYSKSLGDHKFDVLVGFNQENYEYSTIQAERRVLISSSLPYIGLTTGDAFVTPTYSTYALRSGFGRLNYAFKGKYILEVNGRYDGSSRFPSDNRWGFFPSVSGSWLMMDEDFFSGLSNVVSTFKLRASYGSLGNQNVSNFGYIQSLPTGLSGYLIDGSQQTVITSSPSLAVDPTNYTWEKVVTNNVGLDFGLLGDRVTGTFDYFIRDTKGMLTDPVELPAVLGTSPPKQNAADLRTKGFELSIGYRDQFGNAANPVKFGVKAILSDSRSHITSFQNENELLSNYRVGQEIGEIWGLVNDGIMENEDQIANLDQSAIVPWGAISVVPGWPKYKDLNGDGKIEEGQTATDPKDLSIIGNTTARYRYGFNFDMSHRGFDLSVFLQGVGKRDYYPRHYLFWGPYQQPYANIYPWNLDFYRGAADSDALMAQHSQSYIDAGLAEQNLDSEFPVLQAWLADNNYGSGLDISQTRYLQNAAYLRIKNITLGYSMPAPVLEKLKVTRVRFYVSGENIFEFSPIKNFVDPEAINDGYGWAYPFQRKFSFGVNIDL
- a CDS encoding metallophosphoesterase family protein yields the protein MKRRSFLAKSSLLTTGVVLPAGLASASEPKTKGDYLTVAHITDVHIRPEDNIPTRAMEWLERVKAHQPDFYLNGGDSIHDASYDGVSRDRVLEQWQAWDLFCERIKEQEVYSCIGNHDPWWDVANKEKEPMYGKSYVVKRLGMPAEYYSFDKGNWHFVILDGNHEGISLGEEQMKWLEEDLENLPTGTPTLIMSHFPITSITNALVGGQHKDHKELKKLFYKHKDKVRVCLSGHQHLLDRTWYNDVHYFCNGSLSGFWWGEGDEESAGKQYYLETPPGYAILKLYADGSVENSYFPLV